Proteins encoded by one window of Girardinichthys multiradiatus isolate DD_20200921_A chromosome 14, DD_fGirMul_XY1, whole genome shotgun sequence:
- the LOC124880899 gene encoding dynactin subunit 1-like isoform X2: protein MSSTGTVESVRPPKIGSSVEVTGKGQRGTVAYIGATLFASGKWVGIILDEPKGKNDGTVQGKRYFTCEENHGIFVRPSQIQVIEEGSPATSPETPESSSAKTLKQKDIPETPRTTKQTPANIKKSSTRRSAKWSTPCLTPATSLPSLLIRPSRLRLALRASRESLSSSLSGDVSEVSLSSQQGALGAPVTPQPSGSPAALAPPAPATPSKLFNQVEPALSKQEEESLRAQVKDLEEKLETLKIKRTEDKAKLKELEKHKIQLEQLQEWKTKMQEQQAELQKQLKEAKKEAREAQEAKDRYMEEMADTADAIEMATLDKEMAEERAESLQVEVDSLKEKVEELSMDLEILRHEISEKGTDGAASSYQVKQLEEQNGRLKEALVRMRDLSASEKLEHVKLQKHMEKKNTELETLRTQKEKLQEELKQAESTIDELKEQVDAALGSEEMVETLTERNLDLEEKVREMRETVTDLEAINEMNDELQENARETEMELREQADLSVVKVREAEKKVEAAQETVADYQQTINKYRELTASLQEANRELISQQSANTEQALQPAAELFDFKIKFAETKAYAKAIEMELRKMEVAQANRQVSLLTSFMPDSFLRHGGDHDCILVLLLIPRLICKAELISKQAHEKFDLNGGLVQGTPLRGPPGEQRSFASGLVYSLGLLQATLHKYERALSSCSVEVFKRMGTLHSEMSFHERSLDYFIDLLHKDQLDETVQVESLTKAIKYYQQLYGVHLADQDEDCTVQLADHIKFTQGALDCVGVEVARLRAFLAAGQESSGLAVLLKDLDTSCSDIRQFCKKIRRRMPGTDVAGVPAALSFGSQASETLTECRRQLTRVVAVLQEVAAAGAQMVAPLAEQEGLNALKLEDVACKAVEQVYGSQGVNGPELLRQSCSSVITTMNKMATAMQEGEYDAEKPQGKTPPVEMRAATVRAEMTDAEGLGVKLEDRETVIKELKKSLKIKGEELSEANVRLSLLEKKLDTSTKDADERVEKIQTKLDESLALLKKKEKEFEETMDALQADIDQLEAEKAELKQRIHSQSKMTIEGLKAPPGSGIASIVQGSAGGSPPSMAGPTQVVDSPLLRQQVEVQRLGIKNLKNENNRLKAEKMKAQLASLPPLCPPKLPQVSKESSTPPEGLNTGIYRRTDQLLATLLKLSAEVKVVDITGKTAVSASAQLLEQTARLKNLKDALDKLQGEVAEHVVSNQPGAKASSDFATFPVSSFIKAKEEKQGGTVFVGRVAIPCTRGQEQVHRLILSQQQLQQVHNLLMV, encoded by the exons TCCTCTACCCGCCGCTCTGCAAAG TGGAGCACGCCATGTCTCACGCCTGCTACCTCCCTCCCCTCCCTCTTGATACGTCCCAGCCGCCTCAGACTGGCGCTCCGG GCATCGCGTGAGAGCCTGTCGTCCTCTCTGTCTGGAGATGTCAGTGAGGTGAGCCTGTCCTCCCAGCAGGGGGCGCTGGGTGCGCCCGTTACACCTCAGCCGAGCGGATCTCCTGCAGCCCTGGCTCCTCCGGCCCCAGCTACTCCGAGCAAG TTATTTAACCAGGTGGAACCTGCCCTATCCAAACAG GAGGAAGAGTCACTGCGAGCTCAAGTCAAGGACCTGGAGGAGAAGCTGGAGACTCTGAAGATAAAACGAACTGAGGATAAGGCCAAGCTGAAAGAACTGGAGAAACACAAGATCCAACTGGAGCAGCTGCAGGAGTGGAAGACCAAAATGCAGGAGCAGCAGGCAGAGTTGCAGAAGCAGCTCAAAGAGGCCAAAAAG GAAGCCCGGGAGGCGCAGGAGGCCAAAGACCGCTACATGGAAGAGATGGCGGATACTGCAGACGCCATAGAAATGGCCACGCTGGACAAAGAGATGGCTGAAGAGCGAGCGGAGTCACTGCAGGTGGAGGTGGACTCGCTGAAAGAGAAAGTAGAGGAGCTCTCCATGGACCTGGAGATCCTGAGGCATGAGATTTCAGAGAAAG GAACAGATGGAGCTGCCTCCAGTTATCAAGTCAAACAGCTGGAGGAGCAGAACGGCAGGTTGAAGGAGGCGTTGGTCAG GATGCGGGACCTGTCAGCCTCAGAGAAACTGGAACATGTGAAGCTGCAGAAGCACATGGAGAAGAAGAACACCGAGCTGGAGACTCTGAGGACTCAGAAGGAAAAACTGCAGGAAGAACTCAAACAGGCTGAATCCACCATTGATGAGCTGAAGGAGCag GTTGATGCTGCTTTGGGTTCAGAGGAGATGGTGGAGACGTTGACTGAGAGGAACCTCGACCTGGAGGAGAAAGTCAGAGAGATGAGGGAGACGGTCACTGACTTG GAAGCCATCAATGAAATGAACGATGAGCTGCAGGAAAACGCCAGAGAGACAGAAATGGAGCTGAGGGAACAGGCGGACCTGAGCGTCGTGAAGGTTCGGGAGGCAGAAAAAAAGGTGGAAGCTGCTCAGGAGACCGTAGCCGACTACCAGCAGACCATCAACAAATACAGAGAGCTCACTGCCTCGCTTCAG GAAGCCAACAGGGAGCTGATCAGTCAGCAGAGTGCAAATACAGAACAAGCTCTGCAGCCAGCTGCAGAGCTGTTTGACTTCAAGATCAAGTTTGCCGAGACCAAAGCGTATGCAAAG GCCATTGAGATGGAGCTGAGGAAAATGGAGGTGGCTCAAGCAAACAGACAGGTTTCCCTGCTCACCTCCTTCATGCCGGACTCCTTCCTCCGTCACGGTGGAGACCACGACTGTATTCTGGTGCTGCTGCTCATTCCCAGGCTCATCTGCAAG GCTGAACTGATCAGTAAACAGGCCCATGAGAAGTTCGACCTGAACGGCGGTCTGGTCCAGGGAACGCCGCTCAGAGGACCACCAGGAGAGCAGCGCAGCTTTGCTTCGGGACTCGTCTACTCCCTCGGCCTGCTGCAAGCCACCCTGCACAAATACGAGCG GGCTCTGAGCTCCTGCAGCGTGGAGGTTTTTAAACGCATGGGCACACTTCACTCCGAAATGAGCTTCCACGAGCGCTCGCTGGATTATTTCATCGACTTGCTGCATAAAGATCAACTCGATGAGACTGTTCAGGTGGAATCTCTGACTAAGGCGATCAAATACTATCAG CAACTGTACGGCGTCCATTTGGCAGATCAGGATGAGGACTGCACAGTGCAGCTGGCTGATCACATTAAG TTTACCCAGGGTGCCCTTGATTGTGTGGGGGTGGAGGTGGCTCGTCTGCGGGCGTTCCTGGCAGCAGGACAGGAAAGTTCAGGCCTCGCTGTCCTCCTGAAGGACCTCGACACTTCCTGCTCAGATATCAGACAGTTCTGCAAGAAGATCCGGCGCCGTATGCCTGGAACAGATGTAGCCGGAGTCCCTGCTGCTCTCAGCTTCGGGTCACAG GCGTCTGAGACGCTGACTGAGTGCAGGCGACAGCTGACCCGTGTGGTCGCAGTACTGCAGGAGGTGGCTGCAGCTGGGGCTCAGATGGTGGCTCCGCTGGCAGAACAGGAGGGCCTCAATGCTCTCAAACTGGAGGATGTTGCCTGCAAGGCCGTGGAGCAG gTATATGGCTCCCAAGGAGTGAATGGCCCAGAGCTTCTGCGACAGTCCTGCAGCTCTGTCATTACAACCATGAACAAGATGGCTACAGCAATGCAGGAAGGAGAGTACGATGCTGAGAAACCACAAGGAAAG ACTCCACCAGTGGAGATGAGAGCCGCCACCGTCAGGGCTGAGATGACCGACGCAGAAGGTCTAGGAGTCAAACTAGAAGACAGAGAAACAGTCATTAAAGAGCTCAAGAAGTCCCTCAAGATCAAG ggtgaggagctcagtgAAGCCAACGTCCGCCTCAGCCTCTTGGAGAAGAAGCTGGACACCTCCACCAAAGATGCAGACGAACGTGTTGAGAAGATTCAGACCAAACTCGATGAGAGCCTCGCCCTgctgaagaagaaagaaaa GGAGTTTGAGGAGACGATGGATGCTCTGCAGGCGGATATTGACCAGCTGGAGGCAGAAAAGGCCGAGCTGAAACAACGCATCCACAGTCAGTCAAAGATGACGATTGAAGGCCTGAAAGCCCCACCGGGTTCAGGAATCGCCTCCATCGTTCAGGGATCTGCAGGAG GTTCGCCTCCATCCATGGCAGGGCCAACGCAAGTGGTGGACTCGCCTCTCCTCCGACAGCAGGTTGAGGTCCAGAGACTCGGCATTAAGAACCTGAAGAATGAAAACAACAGGCTCAAG GCAGAGAAGATGAAGGCTCAGCTGGCATCCCTGCCTCCACTTTGCCCTCCAAAACTCCCACAAGTGTCTAAAGAAAGCTCCACGCCTCCAGAGGGACTGAACACGGGGATCTACCGCAGGACCGACCAGCTGCTGGCCACTCTGCTCAAGCTGAGTGCAGAAGTTAAGGTGGTGGACATCACAGGGAAGACAGCAG TCAGTGCCAGCGCCCAGCTGCTGGAGCAGACGGCTCGTCTGAAGAATCTCAAGGACGCCCTGGACAAACTTCAG GGTGAGGTGGCTGAACATGTGGTTTCAAACCAGCCAGGAGCAAAGGCTTCCTCTGACTTCGCCACATTCCCAGTGTCCTCCTTCATTAAG gCTAAGGAAGAGAAGCAAGGAGGAACTGTTTTCGTGGGTCGTGTTGCCATCCCGTGCACCCGCGGCCAGGAGCAGGTCCACCGCCTCATCCTGtcgcagcagcagctgcagcaagtGCACAATCTCCTCATGGTCTAA
- the LOC124880899 gene encoding dynactin subunit 1-like isoform X4: MSSTGTVESVRPPKIGSSVEVTGKGQRGTVAYIGATLFASGKWVGIILDEPKGKNDGTVQGKRYFTCEENHGIFVRPSQIQVIEEGSPATSPETPESSSAKTLKQKDIPETPRTTKQTPANIKKSSTRRSAKASRESLSSSLSGDVSEVSLSSQQGALGAPVTPQPSGSPAALAPPAPATPSKLFNQVEPALSKQEEESLRAQVKDLEEKLETLKIKRTEDKAKLKELEKHKIQLEQLQEWKTKMQEQQAELQKQLKEAKKEAREAQEAKDRYMEEMADTADAIEMATLDKEMAEERAESLQVEVDSLKEKVEELSMDLEILRHEISEKGTDGAASSYQVKQLEEQNGRLKEALVRMRDLSASEKLEHVKLQKHMEKKNTELETLRTQKEKLQEELKQAESTIDELKEQVDAALGSEEMVETLTERNLDLEEKVREMRETVTDLEAINEMNDELQENARETEMELREQADLSVVKVREAEKKVEAAQETVADYQQTINKYRELTASLQEANRELISQQSANTEQALQPAAELFDFKIKFAETKAYAKAIEMELRKMEVAQANRQVSLLTSFMPDSFLRHGGDHDCILVLLLIPRLICKAELISKQAHEKFDLNGGLVQGTPLRGPPGEQRSFASGLVYSLGLLQATLHKYERALSSCSVEVFKRMGTLHSEMSFHERSLDYFIDLLHKDQLDETVQVESLTKAIKYYQQLYGVHLADQDEDCTVQLADHIKFTQGALDCVGVEVARLRAFLAAGQESSGLAVLLKDLDTSCSDIRQFCKKIRRRMPGTDVAGVPAALSFGSQASETLTECRRQLTRVVAVLQEVAAAGAQMVAPLAEQEGLNALKLEDVACKAVEQVYGSQGVNGPELLRQSCSSVITTMNKMATAMQEGEYDAEKPQGKTPPVEMRAATVRAEMTDAEGLGVKLEDRETVIKELKKSLKIKGEELSEANVRLSLLEKKLDTSTKDADERVEKIQTKLDESLALLKKKEKEFEETMDALQADIDQLEAEKAELKQRIHSQSKMTIEGLKAPPGSGIASIVQGSAGAGSPPSMAGPTQVVDSPLLRQQVEVQRLGIKNLKNENNRLKAEKMKAQLASLPPLCPPKLPQVSKESSTPPEGLNTGIYRRTDQLLATLLKLSAEVKVVDITGKTAVSASAQLLEQTARLKNLKDALDKLQGEVAEHVVSNQPGAKASSDFATFPVSSFIKAKEEKQGGTVFVGRVAIPCTRGQEQVHRLILSQQQLQQVHNLLMV; encoded by the exons TCCTCTACCCGCCGCTCTGCAAAG GCATCGCGTGAGAGCCTGTCGTCCTCTCTGTCTGGAGATGTCAGTGAGGTGAGCCTGTCCTCCCAGCAGGGGGCGCTGGGTGCGCCCGTTACACCTCAGCCGAGCGGATCTCCTGCAGCCCTGGCTCCTCCGGCCCCAGCTACTCCGAGCAAG TTATTTAACCAGGTGGAACCTGCCCTATCCAAACAG GAGGAAGAGTCACTGCGAGCTCAAGTCAAGGACCTGGAGGAGAAGCTGGAGACTCTGAAGATAAAACGAACTGAGGATAAGGCCAAGCTGAAAGAACTGGAGAAACACAAGATCCAACTGGAGCAGCTGCAGGAGTGGAAGACCAAAATGCAGGAGCAGCAGGCAGAGTTGCAGAAGCAGCTCAAAGAGGCCAAAAAG GAAGCCCGGGAGGCGCAGGAGGCCAAAGACCGCTACATGGAAGAGATGGCGGATACTGCAGACGCCATAGAAATGGCCACGCTGGACAAAGAGATGGCTGAAGAGCGAGCGGAGTCACTGCAGGTGGAGGTGGACTCGCTGAAAGAGAAAGTAGAGGAGCTCTCCATGGACCTGGAGATCCTGAGGCATGAGATTTCAGAGAAAG GAACAGATGGAGCTGCCTCCAGTTATCAAGTCAAACAGCTGGAGGAGCAGAACGGCAGGTTGAAGGAGGCGTTGGTCAG GATGCGGGACCTGTCAGCCTCAGAGAAACTGGAACATGTGAAGCTGCAGAAGCACATGGAGAAGAAGAACACCGAGCTGGAGACTCTGAGGACTCAGAAGGAAAAACTGCAGGAAGAACTCAAACAGGCTGAATCCACCATTGATGAGCTGAAGGAGCag GTTGATGCTGCTTTGGGTTCAGAGGAGATGGTGGAGACGTTGACTGAGAGGAACCTCGACCTGGAGGAGAAAGTCAGAGAGATGAGGGAGACGGTCACTGACTTG GAAGCCATCAATGAAATGAACGATGAGCTGCAGGAAAACGCCAGAGAGACAGAAATGGAGCTGAGGGAACAGGCGGACCTGAGCGTCGTGAAGGTTCGGGAGGCAGAAAAAAAGGTGGAAGCTGCTCAGGAGACCGTAGCCGACTACCAGCAGACCATCAACAAATACAGAGAGCTCACTGCCTCGCTTCAG GAAGCCAACAGGGAGCTGATCAGTCAGCAGAGTGCAAATACAGAACAAGCTCTGCAGCCAGCTGCAGAGCTGTTTGACTTCAAGATCAAGTTTGCCGAGACCAAAGCGTATGCAAAG GCCATTGAGATGGAGCTGAGGAAAATGGAGGTGGCTCAAGCAAACAGACAGGTTTCCCTGCTCACCTCCTTCATGCCGGACTCCTTCCTCCGTCACGGTGGAGACCACGACTGTATTCTGGTGCTGCTGCTCATTCCCAGGCTCATCTGCAAG GCTGAACTGATCAGTAAACAGGCCCATGAGAAGTTCGACCTGAACGGCGGTCTGGTCCAGGGAACGCCGCTCAGAGGACCACCAGGAGAGCAGCGCAGCTTTGCTTCGGGACTCGTCTACTCCCTCGGCCTGCTGCAAGCCACCCTGCACAAATACGAGCG GGCTCTGAGCTCCTGCAGCGTGGAGGTTTTTAAACGCATGGGCACACTTCACTCCGAAATGAGCTTCCACGAGCGCTCGCTGGATTATTTCATCGACTTGCTGCATAAAGATCAACTCGATGAGACTGTTCAGGTGGAATCTCTGACTAAGGCGATCAAATACTATCAG CAACTGTACGGCGTCCATTTGGCAGATCAGGATGAGGACTGCACAGTGCAGCTGGCTGATCACATTAAG TTTACCCAGGGTGCCCTTGATTGTGTGGGGGTGGAGGTGGCTCGTCTGCGGGCGTTCCTGGCAGCAGGACAGGAAAGTTCAGGCCTCGCTGTCCTCCTGAAGGACCTCGACACTTCCTGCTCAGATATCAGACAGTTCTGCAAGAAGATCCGGCGCCGTATGCCTGGAACAGATGTAGCCGGAGTCCCTGCTGCTCTCAGCTTCGGGTCACAG GCGTCTGAGACGCTGACTGAGTGCAGGCGACAGCTGACCCGTGTGGTCGCAGTACTGCAGGAGGTGGCTGCAGCTGGGGCTCAGATGGTGGCTCCGCTGGCAGAACAGGAGGGCCTCAATGCTCTCAAACTGGAGGATGTTGCCTGCAAGGCCGTGGAGCAG gTATATGGCTCCCAAGGAGTGAATGGCCCAGAGCTTCTGCGACAGTCCTGCAGCTCTGTCATTACAACCATGAACAAGATGGCTACAGCAATGCAGGAAGGAGAGTACGATGCTGAGAAACCACAAGGAAAG ACTCCACCAGTGGAGATGAGAGCCGCCACCGTCAGGGCTGAGATGACCGACGCAGAAGGTCTAGGAGTCAAACTAGAAGACAGAGAAACAGTCATTAAAGAGCTCAAGAAGTCCCTCAAGATCAAG ggtgaggagctcagtgAAGCCAACGTCCGCCTCAGCCTCTTGGAGAAGAAGCTGGACACCTCCACCAAAGATGCAGACGAACGTGTTGAGAAGATTCAGACCAAACTCGATGAGAGCCTCGCCCTgctgaagaagaaagaaaa GGAGTTTGAGGAGACGATGGATGCTCTGCAGGCGGATATTGACCAGCTGGAGGCAGAAAAGGCCGAGCTGAAACAACGCATCCACAGTCAGTCAAAGATGACGATTGAAGGCCTGAAAGCCCCACCGGGTTCAGGAATCGCCTCCATCGTTCAGGGATCTGCAGGAG CAGGTTCGCCTCCATCCATGGCAGGGCCAACGCAAGTGGTGGACTCGCCTCTCCTCCGACAGCAGGTTGAGGTCCAGAGACTCGGCATTAAGAACCTGAAGAATGAAAACAACAGGCTCAAG GCAGAGAAGATGAAGGCTCAGCTGGCATCCCTGCCTCCACTTTGCCCTCCAAAACTCCCACAAGTGTCTAAAGAAAGCTCCACGCCTCCAGAGGGACTGAACACGGGGATCTACCGCAGGACCGACCAGCTGCTGGCCACTCTGCTCAAGCTGAGTGCAGAAGTTAAGGTGGTGGACATCACAGGGAAGACAGCAG TCAGTGCCAGCGCCCAGCTGCTGGAGCAGACGGCTCGTCTGAAGAATCTCAAGGACGCCCTGGACAAACTTCAG GGTGAGGTGGCTGAACATGTGGTTTCAAACCAGCCAGGAGCAAAGGCTTCCTCTGACTTCGCCACATTCCCAGTGTCCTCCTTCATTAAG gCTAAGGAAGAGAAGCAAGGAGGAACTGTTTTCGTGGGTCGTGTTGCCATCCCGTGCACCCGCGGCCAGGAGCAGGTCCACCGCCTCATCCTGtcgcagcagcagctgcagcaagtGCACAATCTCCTCATGGTCTAA
- the LOC124880899 gene encoding dynactin subunit 1-like isoform X3: MSSTGTVESVRPPKIGSSVEVTGKGQRGTVAYIGATLFASGKWVGIILDEPKGKNDGTVQGKRYFTCEENHGIFVRPSQIQVIEEGSPATSPETPESSSAKTLKQKDIPETPRTTKQTPANIKKSSTRRSAKWSTPCLTPATSLPSLLIRPSRLRLALRASRESLSSSLSGDVSEVSLSSQQGALGAPVTPQPSGSPAALAPPAPATPSKEEESLRAQVKDLEEKLETLKIKRTEDKAKLKELEKHKIQLEQLQEWKTKMQEQQAELQKQLKEAKKEAREAQEAKDRYMEEMADTADAIEMATLDKEMAEERAESLQVEVDSLKEKVEELSMDLEILRHEISEKGTDGAASSYQVKQLEEQNGRLKEALVRMRDLSASEKLEHVKLQKHMEKKNTELETLRTQKEKLQEELKQAESTIDELKEQVDAALGSEEMVETLTERNLDLEEKVREMRETVTDLEAINEMNDELQENARETEMELREQADLSVVKVREAEKKVEAAQETVADYQQTINKYRELTASLQEANRELISQQSANTEQALQPAAELFDFKIKFAETKAYAKAIEMELRKMEVAQANRQVSLLTSFMPDSFLRHGGDHDCILVLLLIPRLICKAELISKQAHEKFDLNGGLVQGTPLRGPPGEQRSFASGLVYSLGLLQATLHKYERALSSCSVEVFKRMGTLHSEMSFHERSLDYFIDLLHKDQLDETVQVESLTKAIKYYQQLYGVHLADQDEDCTVQLADHIKFTQGALDCVGVEVARLRAFLAAGQESSGLAVLLKDLDTSCSDIRQFCKKIRRRMPGTDVAGVPAALSFGSQASETLTECRRQLTRVVAVLQEVAAAGAQMVAPLAEQEGLNALKLEDVACKAVEQVYGSQGVNGPELLRQSCSSVITTMNKMATAMQEGEYDAEKPQGKTPPVEMRAATVRAEMTDAEGLGVKLEDRETVIKELKKSLKIKGEELSEANVRLSLLEKKLDTSTKDADERVEKIQTKLDESLALLKKKEKEFEETMDALQADIDQLEAEKAELKQRIHSQSKMTIEGLKAPPGSGIASIVQGSAGAGSPPSMAGPTQVVDSPLLRQQVEVQRLGIKNLKNENNRLKAEKMKAQLASLPPLCPPKLPQVSKESSTPPEGLNTGIYRRTDQLLATLLKLSAEVKVVDITGKTAVSASAQLLEQTARLKNLKDALDKLQGEVAEHVVSNQPGAKASSDFATFPVSSFIKAKEEKQGGTVFVGRVAIPCTRGQEQVHRLILSQQQLQQVHNLLMV, encoded by the exons TCCTCTACCCGCCGCTCTGCAAAG TGGAGCACGCCATGTCTCACGCCTGCTACCTCCCTCCCCTCCCTCTTGATACGTCCCAGCCGCCTCAGACTGGCGCTCCGG GCATCGCGTGAGAGCCTGTCGTCCTCTCTGTCTGGAGATGTCAGTGAGGTGAGCCTGTCCTCCCAGCAGGGGGCGCTGGGTGCGCCCGTTACACCTCAGCCGAGCGGATCTCCTGCAGCCCTGGCTCCTCCGGCCCCAGCTACTCCGAGCAAG GAGGAAGAGTCACTGCGAGCTCAAGTCAAGGACCTGGAGGAGAAGCTGGAGACTCTGAAGATAAAACGAACTGAGGATAAGGCCAAGCTGAAAGAACTGGAGAAACACAAGATCCAACTGGAGCAGCTGCAGGAGTGGAAGACCAAAATGCAGGAGCAGCAGGCAGAGTTGCAGAAGCAGCTCAAAGAGGCCAAAAAG GAAGCCCGGGAGGCGCAGGAGGCCAAAGACCGCTACATGGAAGAGATGGCGGATACTGCAGACGCCATAGAAATGGCCACGCTGGACAAAGAGATGGCTGAAGAGCGAGCGGAGTCACTGCAGGTGGAGGTGGACTCGCTGAAAGAGAAAGTAGAGGAGCTCTCCATGGACCTGGAGATCCTGAGGCATGAGATTTCAGAGAAAG GAACAGATGGAGCTGCCTCCAGTTATCAAGTCAAACAGCTGGAGGAGCAGAACGGCAGGTTGAAGGAGGCGTTGGTCAG GATGCGGGACCTGTCAGCCTCAGAGAAACTGGAACATGTGAAGCTGCAGAAGCACATGGAGAAGAAGAACACCGAGCTGGAGACTCTGAGGACTCAGAAGGAAAAACTGCAGGAAGAACTCAAACAGGCTGAATCCACCATTGATGAGCTGAAGGAGCag GTTGATGCTGCTTTGGGTTCAGAGGAGATGGTGGAGACGTTGACTGAGAGGAACCTCGACCTGGAGGAGAAAGTCAGAGAGATGAGGGAGACGGTCACTGACTTG GAAGCCATCAATGAAATGAACGATGAGCTGCAGGAAAACGCCAGAGAGACAGAAATGGAGCTGAGGGAACAGGCGGACCTGAGCGTCGTGAAGGTTCGGGAGGCAGAAAAAAAGGTGGAAGCTGCTCAGGAGACCGTAGCCGACTACCAGCAGACCATCAACAAATACAGAGAGCTCACTGCCTCGCTTCAG GAAGCCAACAGGGAGCTGATCAGTCAGCAGAGTGCAAATACAGAACAAGCTCTGCAGCCAGCTGCAGAGCTGTTTGACTTCAAGATCAAGTTTGCCGAGACCAAAGCGTATGCAAAG GCCATTGAGATGGAGCTGAGGAAAATGGAGGTGGCTCAAGCAAACAGACAGGTTTCCCTGCTCACCTCCTTCATGCCGGACTCCTTCCTCCGTCACGGTGGAGACCACGACTGTATTCTGGTGCTGCTGCTCATTCCCAGGCTCATCTGCAAG GCTGAACTGATCAGTAAACAGGCCCATGAGAAGTTCGACCTGAACGGCGGTCTGGTCCAGGGAACGCCGCTCAGAGGACCACCAGGAGAGCAGCGCAGCTTTGCTTCGGGACTCGTCTACTCCCTCGGCCTGCTGCAAGCCACCCTGCACAAATACGAGCG GGCTCTGAGCTCCTGCAGCGTGGAGGTTTTTAAACGCATGGGCACACTTCACTCCGAAATGAGCTTCCACGAGCGCTCGCTGGATTATTTCATCGACTTGCTGCATAAAGATCAACTCGATGAGACTGTTCAGGTGGAATCTCTGACTAAGGCGATCAAATACTATCAG CAACTGTACGGCGTCCATTTGGCAGATCAGGATGAGGACTGCACAGTGCAGCTGGCTGATCACATTAAG TTTACCCAGGGTGCCCTTGATTGTGTGGGGGTGGAGGTGGCTCGTCTGCGGGCGTTCCTGGCAGCAGGACAGGAAAGTTCAGGCCTCGCTGTCCTCCTGAAGGACCTCGACACTTCCTGCTCAGATATCAGACAGTTCTGCAAGAAGATCCGGCGCCGTATGCCTGGAACAGATGTAGCCGGAGTCCCTGCTGCTCTCAGCTTCGGGTCACAG GCGTCTGAGACGCTGACTGAGTGCAGGCGACAGCTGACCCGTGTGGTCGCAGTACTGCAGGAGGTGGCTGCAGCTGGGGCTCAGATGGTGGCTCCGCTGGCAGAACAGGAGGGCCTCAATGCTCTCAAACTGGAGGATGTTGCCTGCAAGGCCGTGGAGCAG gTATATGGCTCCCAAGGAGTGAATGGCCCAGAGCTTCTGCGACAGTCCTGCAGCTCTGTCATTACAACCATGAACAAGATGGCTACAGCAATGCAGGAAGGAGAGTACGATGCTGAGAAACCACAAGGAAAG ACTCCACCAGTGGAGATGAGAGCCGCCACCGTCAGGGCTGAGATGACCGACGCAGAAGGTCTAGGAGTCAAACTAGAAGACAGAGAAACAGTCATTAAAGAGCTCAAGAAGTCCCTCAAGATCAAG ggtgaggagctcagtgAAGCCAACGTCCGCCTCAGCCTCTTGGAGAAGAAGCTGGACACCTCCACCAAAGATGCAGACGAACGTGTTGAGAAGATTCAGACCAAACTCGATGAGAGCCTCGCCCTgctgaagaagaaagaaaa GGAGTTTGAGGAGACGATGGATGCTCTGCAGGCGGATATTGACCAGCTGGAGGCAGAAAAGGCCGAGCTGAAACAACGCATCCACAGTCAGTCAAAGATGACGATTGAAGGCCTGAAAGCCCCACCGGGTTCAGGAATCGCCTCCATCGTTCAGGGATCTGCAGGAG CAGGTTCGCCTCCATCCATGGCAGGGCCAACGCAAGTGGTGGACTCGCCTCTCCTCCGACAGCAGGTTGAGGTCCAGAGACTCGGCATTAAGAACCTGAAGAATGAAAACAACAGGCTCAAG GCAGAGAAGATGAAGGCTCAGCTGGCATCCCTGCCTCCACTTTGCCCTCCAAAACTCCCACAAGTGTCTAAAGAAAGCTCCACGCCTCCAGAGGGACTGAACACGGGGATCTACCGCAGGACCGACCAGCTGCTGGCCACTCTGCTCAAGCTGAGTGCAGAAGTTAAGGTGGTGGACATCACAGGGAAGACAGCAG TCAGTGCCAGCGCCCAGCTGCTGGAGCAGACGGCTCGTCTGAAGAATCTCAAGGACGCCCTGGACAAACTTCAG GGTGAGGTGGCTGAACATGTGGTTTCAAACCAGCCAGGAGCAAAGGCTTCCTCTGACTTCGCCACATTCCCAGTGTCCTCCTTCATTAAG gCTAAGGAAGAGAAGCAAGGAGGAACTGTTTTCGTGGGTCGTGTTGCCATCCCGTGCACCCGCGGCCAGGAGCAGGTCCACCGCCTCATCCTGtcgcagcagcagctgcagcaagtGCACAATCTCCTCATGGTCTAA